Proteins from a genomic interval of Desulfomicrobium macestii:
- a CDS encoding AAA family ATPase, which translates to MRIGLTLGKFAPLHKGHQFLIERALAETDHLIVIVYDSPEITTIPLQVRAGWIRKLYPSVEVLEAWDGPTIVGDTPEIRKIHEDFLLNFLAGRRISHFFSSEFYGDHVSKALNARDCRVDEHRVAVPISATKIRNAPFENRRFVAAEVYRDLITKVVFLGAPSTGKTTLAETLATKMGTVWMPEYGREYWEKHQQERRLTLNQLLEIAQVHIEREDAKSLEANRFLFVDTDATTTWSFSMYYHGKADPRLTCLADSTINRYDLFFLCNDDISYDDTWDRSGLANRTIFQKQIHADLIRRRIPFITLQGELEERMQTVIGVLKNFDKYTSLPDNLISTR; encoded by the coding sequence ATGAGGATCGGACTGACCCTCGGAAAGTTCGCCCCGCTGCACAAGGGGCACCAATTCCTGATCGAGCGCGCCCTTGCGGAAACCGACCACCTGATCGTCATCGTGTACGATTCCCCCGAGATCACGACGATTCCCCTGCAGGTGCGCGCTGGCTGGATCAGGAAGCTCTACCCTTCCGTGGAGGTCCTTGAGGCGTGGGACGGCCCGACCATTGTCGGAGACACACCGGAAATCAGAAAAATCCATGAGGACTTCCTCCTGAATTTCCTTGCAGGCCGGAGAATATCGCATTTCTTCTCCAGCGAATTTTACGGAGACCATGTCAGCAAAGCCTTGAATGCCAGAGATTGCCGTGTTGACGAGCATCGCGTTGCCGTCCCCATCTCGGCCACCAAGATTCGAAACGCACCCTTCGAGAACCGACGGTTCGTTGCTGCGGAAGTTTACCGGGATCTCATCACCAAGGTCGTTTTCCTTGGCGCCCCTTCCACTGGCAAGACAACTCTCGCCGAGACCCTGGCGACCAAGATGGGCACTGTCTGGATGCCCGAGTACGGACGTGAGTACTGGGAAAAGCACCAACAGGAACGCCGCCTGACCCTGAATCAACTCCTGGAAATCGCGCAAGTCCATATCGAACGTGAGGACGCGAAGAGTCTTGAAGCAAACCGGTTCCTTTTTGTCGACACCGACGCAACGACAACCTGGAGCTTCTCGATGTACTACCACGGCAAAGCCGACCCGCGCCTGACATGCCTGGCGGACAGCACGATCAATCGCTACGACCTCTTTTTCCTGTGCAATGACGACATCTCCTATGACGACACATGGGACCGATCAGGCCTGGCAAACAGGACGATCTTTCAGAAGCAAATCCACGCGGACCTCATCCGCAGACGCATACCATTCATCACCCTTCAAGGAGAACTTGAAGAGCGCATGCAGACCGTGATCGGGGTACTCAAAAACTTCGACAAGTATACATCGCTGCCAGACAACCTCATTTCAACACGATGA
- the pnuC gene encoding nicotinamide riboside transporter PnuC, with translation MTGIEALAVLFGLLCVWFSIRQNIWCWPTGLIQVTLYIYIFYDVKLYSDLILQVIYVGLQLYGWHHWLHGGKNRDELLLSRLESRHLALWVAAAFAGTGVWGWVMATYTDASVPFWDAFTTVASLIAQWLMIKKKVESWYFWIVVDIVAIGVYAYKSLLLTSGLYMVFLLMATAGLVSWRNDFTSRSESPA, from the coding sequence TCCTCTTCGGACTGCTTTGCGTCTGGTTCTCTATCCGTCAGAATATTTGGTGCTGGCCGACCGGCCTCATCCAGGTCACGCTGTATATTTACATTTTCTATGACGTGAAGCTGTACTCTGACCTAATCCTGCAAGTGATTTATGTCGGGCTGCAACTTTATGGTTGGCATCACTGGCTGCACGGCGGCAAAAACCGAGACGAACTGCTCCTGTCCCGCCTGGAATCTCGACATCTCGCCCTATGGGTGGCTGCCGCGTTTGCGGGAACAGGTGTCTGGGGCTGGGTAATGGCGACATATACGGACGCTTCCGTGCCCTTCTGGGATGCGTTCACGACCGTCGCAAGCCTTATTGCCCAATGGCTGATGATCAAAAAGAAGGTCGAATCCTGGTATTTCTGGATCGTCGTGGATATCGTTGCCATTGGGGTGTATGCGTATAAATCCCTTCTTCTCACATCAGGTCTTTACATGGTCTTCCTTCTGATGGCGACCGCAGGCCTTGTTTCATGGCGTAATGATTTTACCTCGCGATCGGAGTCCCCGGCATGA